In Bacillus sp. S3, the sequence TATTCGAATGTAATGTCAGCGAGTTCTTCTAATTCTTCTTCACTAGGAACGTATCCCCTTTTCACAAGCTCATGAAAGAAAAATTCGGCAATTTCTTCTGTATCAATAAATACTTCAATTTCTCTCATAGCATCGCCCCCTTTTTAGAGAATGTATGATGTACCTGACTTTTTCATGCTAGTTACTTTGATTTCCTATCGCCGATTGATGGATTCGAAAAACTTGCAGCAGTAATAAATTATTTAAAAAGCTAACATGTCTTTTTTTCAGTAGACAAGCATAGGATGTAAAAAAGACAAGATGAGGTGGTTAAATGTTACATCTGCAGTCGAAATTAGAGGCATTTAGAGACGATGTTAACCGTGAGGATGGGGTCACCCTCCAGCTATTTGAGAAAATTATTGACACGATGTTTTCTTTGATAAAATGGGCCGGTATACCGTTTGTGATATATTTATTTTTTGTGATTTCAGGTTGGTAGCTTATACATGGCTCTTGCCATCATTACTTACAAGTGTTTCTAACTTTCTGAGAATCACCCGCATTACTTGATAGTATTCTTGATCCTGAAACATTTCATATAAAATCCGGTAATCGTTAAATATGTCTAATAGATGATCAATTAATTCCTTTTTTTCCTTTTTCCGTTCCATTTCCTCAAATTCTGCTTTTCTGATCATATTTTGAAGTTTAGGATTTATTTCGGCTGGTTCTTTCTTATTGACTAAGTATAGAAGACCAAGTTTTTGGATAAATGTATCTGCACTCTCCGCATCAGCAACAAGGGTCAACTCTTCTTCACCTGCTTCAAGCCATTCCCCATCACTTACCCTTGAAAGTTCATAAATGACATCTTCCCAGGCATCCTCTTTGTAACGCCAAATTTCTGTCCGAAAGCCAACGACCTTAAATAAATCGGCACCATAACCGCTTACTTGAACTAAATCACCGAAGAAAAACTTATACTCTATATCAATCTGTTCTTGTTCCATAACAGTGCCATCATATTCTGAAAGTAATTGTAAGGCTTCTT encodes:
- a CDS encoding YozD family protein, which produces MREIEVFIDTEEIAEFFFHELVKRGYVPSEEELEELADITFEYLIEKSIIDEEVDE